One stretch of Halapricum desulfuricans DNA includes these proteins:
- a CDS encoding GTP cyclohydrolase IIa: protein MIQVALIQIDDYGPWTVTPEPRRETDLQSLQASLFADFAEFVGAYDGYAFYGRFDNMYAVANEIDPTAFERFQRRVRNSYPVTVSVGVGRASTPVEALDIASERLQAAGSAQDGDRREVLAVGSDGLVESGPVTVGHFDVVDVTGSLTDRRNAVDVTLAIRRATLELVTYLRQEYNSIAHFVGGDNIIAVCPDIGPGAFDDAIEHVSAETGIELQVGVGRGPTAHVAGDEAKEALEQCRATGARIRGVDKLPADD from the coding sequence GTGATTCAGGTTGCGCTGATACAGATAGACGACTACGGACCCTGGACCGTCACGCCCGAGCCGCGGCGGGAGACCGACCTGCAGTCGTTACAGGCGTCGCTGTTCGCCGATTTCGCCGAGTTCGTCGGCGCGTACGACGGCTACGCGTTCTACGGGCGATTCGACAATATGTACGCCGTCGCAAACGAGATCGATCCAACGGCATTCGAGCGGTTCCAGCGCCGCGTCCGAAACAGCTATCCAGTGACGGTGAGCGTTGGCGTCGGCCGTGCGTCGACACCGGTCGAAGCGCTGGATATCGCAAGCGAGCGCCTGCAGGCAGCAGGCAGCGCCCAGGATGGAGACCGTCGCGAGGTACTCGCAGTCGGAAGCGACGGACTAGTCGAGTCCGGGCCGGTGACGGTCGGACACTTCGATGTCGTGGACGTGACCGGCTCGCTGACGGACCGGCGAAACGCTGTCGACGTGACACTGGCGATCCGCCGTGCTACGCTCGAACTCGTGACGTACCTTCGGCAGGAGTACAACAGCATCGCGCATTTCGTCGGGGGCGATAACATCATCGCGGTCTGTCCCGATATCGGCCCGGGAGCCTTCGACGACGCGATCGAGCACGTCAGCGCGGAGACCGGAATCGAACTCCAGGTGGGGGTCGGACGCGGCCCGACGGCCCACGTCGCCGGCGACGAGGCCAAAGAAGCCCTCGAACAGTGTCGAGCGACCGGCGCTCGGATACGCGGCGTCGACAAACTCCCGGCGGACGACTGA
- a CDS encoding DHH family phosphoesterase — protein sequence MTASDSEPGDSGPTVYDLDPRCDREAVEAGELYHATVNGVVEYGVFVDISDQVSGLVHESNLLGDYGVGDKLIVELDDERENGDLSFVERAPASYTTEAVEYGAGTTVAELDDHVGSTVHLDGTVVGINQTGGPTIFQVRDGTGIVPCAAFEDAGVRAYPEIELDDIVRLTGHVEERNGGVQLEVESLDRLDGATAEQFRDRLDEALEEVAQPHDVDPLVEWAAFEPLYEDLKDVAHLLRRTILEGRPIRMRHHADGDGICASVPLQLALERFVEEVYEDPDAARHMLKRLPSKAPFYELEDVTRDLNFALEDRSRNGQKLPLVLMLDNGSTEEDVPAYENLAHYDIPIVVVDHHHPDPEAVEPLLEAHVNPYLHGEDYRITTGMLSVELARMIAPELTDDLRHVPAVAGLSDRSEAEAMADYLELASEVGYDREQLREVGEALDYATNYLRYDDGGPLITDVLNVDCDDRDRHEELVAFLADRSERDVQKQLEYASDHLEHERLANDAHLYKIDVENHVRRFSYPAPGKTTGAIHDRKVEETGEPVITIGYGPDFAVLRSDGVRLDIPEMVEQLREEHPGAGVSGGGHLVVGSIKFVRGKRETVLESLIEKMTEAELDADLQSSASLPHDQ from the coding sequence ATGACGGCATCCGATTCCGAGCCCGGGGATTCCGGGCCCACGGTCTACGATCTCGATCCTCGATGCGATCGCGAGGCGGTCGAGGCCGGCGAGCTCTATCACGCGACTGTCAACGGCGTCGTCGAGTACGGCGTCTTCGTCGACATCTCAGATCAGGTGTCGGGACTGGTCCACGAATCGAACCTGCTCGGCGACTACGGGGTCGGCGACAAGCTCATCGTCGAACTCGACGACGAGCGCGAGAACGGCGACCTGAGCTTCGTCGAGCGCGCGCCGGCGTCCTACACGACTGAGGCCGTCGAGTACGGCGCCGGCACGACCGTCGCGGAACTCGACGACCACGTCGGCTCGACCGTCCATCTCGACGGGACGGTCGTCGGCATCAACCAGACCGGCGGGCCGACGATCTTCCAGGTGCGTGACGGCACTGGGATCGTCCCGTGTGCGGCCTTCGAGGACGCCGGGGTCCGCGCGTACCCGGAGATCGAACTCGACGACATCGTCCGACTGACCGGGCACGTCGAGGAGCGAAACGGCGGCGTCCAGCTCGAGGTCGAATCGCTCGACAGACTCGACGGCGCGACCGCCGAGCAGTTCCGGGACCGACTCGACGAGGCGCTCGAAGAGGTCGCACAGCCACACGACGTCGACCCGCTCGTCGAGTGGGCGGCGTTCGAACCGCTGTACGAGGACCTGAAAGACGTCGCGCACCTGCTGCGCCGGACGATCCTCGAGGGGCGACCGATCCGGATGCGTCACCACGCCGACGGCGACGGGATCTGCGCGAGCGTCCCGTTGCAACTCGCGCTGGAGCGGTTCGTCGAGGAGGTCTACGAGGACCCCGACGCGGCCCGACACATGCTCAAGCGCCTGCCGAGCAAGGCCCCCTTCTACGAACTGGAGGACGTCACCCGGGACCTCAACTTCGCGCTGGAAGACCGGAGCCGAAACGGCCAGAAACTCCCGCTCGTGCTCATGCTCGACAACGGCTCGACCGAGGAGGACGTCCCGGCCTACGAGAACCTCGCGCACTACGACATCCCGATCGTCGTCGTCGATCACCACCATCCCGATCCAGAGGCCGTCGAACCGCTGCTTGAGGCCCACGTCAACCCTTACCTCCACGGCGAGGACTACCGGATCACCACGGGCATGCTCTCGGTCGAGCTCGCCCGGATGATCGCCCCCGAGTTGACCGACGACCTCCGGCACGTGCCGGCCGTGGCCGGCCTTTCCGATCGCTCGGAAGCCGAGGCGATGGCCGATTACCTCGAACTGGCGAGCGAGGTGGGTTACGACCGCGAGCAACTGCGGGAGGTCGGTGAAGCGCTGGACTACGCGACCAACTACCTCCGGTACGACGACGGCGGGCCGCTGATCACCGACGTGCTCAACGTCGATTGTGACGACCGCGACCGCCACGAGGAACTCGTCGCGTTCCTGGCCGACCGCTCCGAGCGGGACGTCCAGAAGCAACTCGAGTACGCGAGCGACCACCTCGAGCACGAGCGACTGGCGAACGACGCCCACCTCTACAAGATCGACGTCGAGAACCACGTCCGGCGGTTCAGTTACCCAGCCCCGGGCAAGACGACCGGCGCGATCCACGACCGGAAAGTCGAGGAGACCGGCGAGCCGGTCATCACGATCGGGTACGGTCCCGACTTCGCCGTGCTCCGCAGCGACGGCGTGCGGCTTGACATCCCCGAGATGGTCGAACAGCTCCGCGAGGAGCACCCCGGCGCGGGCGTCAGCGGCGGCGGTCACCTCGTCGTCGGTTCGATCAAGTTCGTCCGCGGCAAGCGCGAGACGGTCCTCGAGTCGCTGATCGAGAAGATGACCGAGGCCGAACTCGACGCCGACCTGCAGAGTTCCGCGTCACTCCCGCACGACCAGTAG
- a CDS encoding aldo/keto reductase encodes MDCLFVGAGAIASEYAAGLSSTSLSLAGVCDLDGERAAALASEHGCPSFTDLETALERVDAPLVVNLTSHAAHAEVTRTALAADRHVYSQKPLALDADVAGELLTMARERDLALGVAPENPNGPSQRRAARVLDDGRPGTVRLGYAHAHVGRVTDWHDRPDSFLAIGPLYDGAVYPLTLLVSWFGAVETVRIADALDSWPDRESRRPSAPTHVEATLSFRSGPIVRLTASFYAPHRSREFYGLELHGDDGSLYLHGTGAMETAVDHVQFGRVGREYTPVPPQSPTSPVEYTDALERLAESIADGTPARAGGRRGAHVVAVCNAIEDAADGSGPVDVPDYGTTRDRLPGTGVRPDDTDGHTNGRDGIRLPSIGFGCSRYRDGEYVERRDSIATALDAGYRLLDSAELYGNEHRIGELLAAPGSPNREAVFVLGKVWRTNHRREHMLEAAAGSLAELGIDAFDSYGLHWPDAWAHRGPLERLADQPIERQEALTFPGDDGNIETADVSLETAWENLEAVYDKGLTRTLAASNVSRSELETILETGRVRPAIVQIERHPYLPRNDLVSFCHDEGIRVVAHSPLSAPGLLEEPVLEAIGEAHDLSPAGVVLAWNVTRGVVPIPSSTTDTHIVSNLTAAAQRLSPEEIKRIDSLRQPDFER; translated from the coding sequence ATGGACTGTCTGTTCGTGGGGGCAGGAGCGATCGCATCCGAGTACGCGGCCGGCCTGTCCTCAACCTCGCTCTCGCTGGCCGGCGTCTGCGATCTCGACGGCGAGCGGGCCGCGGCGCTGGCAAGCGAGCACGGTTGCCCGTCGTTCACCGACCTGGAGACGGCCCTGGAACGCGTCGACGCGCCACTGGTCGTGAATCTGACGAGCCACGCTGCCCACGCGGAGGTGACCCGGACAGCGCTGGCGGCGGATCGACACGTCTACTCACAGAAACCGCTCGCGCTGGACGCCGACGTCGCCGGCGAACTACTGACGATGGCGCGCGAACGCGACCTCGCGCTGGGCGTCGCACCGGAGAACCCGAACGGGCCGTCACAGCGGCGCGCAGCGCGAGTGCTTGACGACGGTCGTCCGGGCACCGTCCGGCTTGGCTACGCCCACGCACACGTCGGTCGCGTGACCGACTGGCACGACCGTCCGGACTCGTTTCTGGCGATCGGGCCGCTGTACGACGGCGCGGTCTACCCGCTGACGCTGCTCGTCTCGTGGTTCGGGGCCGTCGAAACGGTGCGCATCGCCGACGCGCTGGACAGCTGGCCCGACCGCGAGTCGCGCCGACCGTCCGCGCCGACCCACGTCGAGGCGACGCTTTCCTTCCGATCGGGGCCGATCGTCCGCCTGACGGCCAGCTTCTATGCGCCCCACCGGAGTCGGGAGTTCTACGGGCTCGAACTCCACGGCGACGACGGATCGCTGTACCTGCACGGCACCGGCGCGATGGAGACTGCCGTCGATCACGTCCAGTTCGGTCGGGTCGGTCGTGAATACACTCCAGTGCCGCCGCAATCGCCGACGTCACCAGTCGAGTACACCGACGCCCTCGAGCGCCTCGCCGAGAGCATCGCCGACGGGACACCCGCCCGAGCGGGCGGACGGCGTGGCGCACACGTCGTGGCCGTCTGCAACGCTATCGAGGACGCCGCCGACGGCAGTGGGCCGGTCGACGTACCGGACTACGGGACGACGCGGGATCGGCTTCCCGGGACAGGCGTTCGACCCGATGACACCGACGGACACACAAACGGCCGAGACGGGATACGGCTGCCCTCGATCGGGTTCGGTTGCTCGCGGTACCGCGACGGCGAGTACGTCGAGCGACGGGATTCGATCGCGACGGCGCTGGACGCGGGCTATCGACTCCTCGACAGCGCCGAACTCTACGGGAACGAACACCGGATCGGCGAGCTGCTGGCCGCTCCGGGGTCGCCGAACCGAGAGGCCGTGTTCGTCCTCGGGAAGGTCTGGCGGACGAACCACCGCCGCGAACACATGCTCGAAGCCGCCGCGGGGAGCCTTGCGGAGCTCGGTATCGACGCCTTCGACAGTTACGGACTGCACTGGCCCGATGCCTGGGCCCACCGCGGTCCGCTGGAGCGGCTGGCCGACCAGCCGATCGAGAGACAGGAGGCACTGACGTTCCCCGGAGACGACGGCAATATCGAGACCGCCGACGTCTCGCTCGAAACGGCCTGGGAAAACCTCGAAGCGGTGTACGACAAAGGGCTGACACGCACGCTCGCCGCCTCGAACGTCTCGCGGTCCGAACTGGAGACGATACTCGAGACCGGGCGCGTTCGCCCGGCAATCGTCCAGATCGAACGCCATCCGTACCTGCCCCGGAACGACCTCGTCTCGTTCTGTCACGACGAAGGGATCCGCGTCGTCGCACATTCCCCGCTGTCCGCGCCCGGACTACTCGAAGAGCCGGTACTCGAAGCGATCGGCGAAGCGCACGACCTCTCGCCGGCCGGGGTCGTCCTCGCGTGGAACGTCACCCGGGGAGTCGTCCCGATCCCGTCGAGTACGACGGACACACATATCGTCTCGAATCTGACCGCGGCCGCGCAACGACTCTCCCCGGAAGAGATCAAGCGTATCGACTCGCTTCGGCAACCCGATTTCGAGCGATAG
- a CDS encoding CDP-alcohol phosphatidyltransferase family protein, with protein sequence MTERRAEPSLSVGTRVAFPLVGALAVAVVLRGLYPPEGIDARLLDPALVAGLCLAGLLWYVSARLVPSRTAGRPLGRLFGLANTLTLLRGALYAVVAGFVVVPPDTRLAWVPALAYGSGIVLDKLDGTVARTVGRETVLGERLDMAFDTFGFVAAPLVAVAWGQLPVWYLSLSAARYVYRGGLGWRRRRGQPLYDPPDSDLGKYLAGVQMVFLTAALTPAVPTEFVWTAAPFVLAPSLGVFARDFLVVTGRLSGPER encoded by the coding sequence ATGACCGAGCGACGGGCCGAGCCGTCCCTCTCGGTCGGCACGCGAGTAGCGTTCCCCCTGGTGGGCGCGCTCGCGGTCGCCGTCGTCCTTCGAGGGTTGTATCCGCCAGAGGGGATCGACGCGCGCCTCCTCGATCCGGCACTGGTCGCCGGTCTCTGTCTAGCTGGCCTGTTGTGGTACGTCAGCGCCCGTCTCGTCCCGTCTCGAACGGCCGGCCGGCCGCTGGGCAGACTGTTCGGGCTGGCGAACACGCTGACGCTGCTACGGGGCGCGCTGTATGCGGTCGTGGCCGGCTTCGTCGTCGTCCCGCCCGATACTCGTCTCGCGTGGGTGCCGGCGCTGGCCTACGGGAGCGGGATCGTGCTGGACAAACTCGACGGGACGGTCGCGCGGACTGTCGGCCGGGAGACCGTGCTCGGGGAGCGACTGGACATGGCGTTCGACACGTTCGGGTTCGTCGCTGCGCCGCTGGTCGCCGTCGCGTGGGGGCAACTCCCGGTCTGGTACCTCTCGCTTTCGGCGGCCAGATACGTCTACCGTGGCGGCCTGGGCTGGCGGCGACGCCGGGGGCAGCCGCTGTACGACCCGCCCGACAGCGACCTCGGCAAGTACCTGGCTGGCGTGCAGATGGTCTTTCTCACCGCCGCCCTCACACCGGCTGTACCGACCGAGTTCGTCTGGACCGCCGCGCCGTTCGTCCTCGCGCCCTCGCTGGGGGTGTTCGCTCGGGACTTTCTGGTCGTCACTGGCCGACTCTCCGGCCCGGAGCGGTGA
- a CDS encoding FAD synthase: MTRVVAQGTFDILHPGHLHYLQEAASFGSELHVIVARRENVTHKDPPIVPDRQRATMVEALDPVEEAHLGHTEDIFVPIERIDPDVIVLGHDQHHDEAAIADALATRGIDCTVERASALESASEERLLSTGQIIDRILERRC, from the coding sequence TTGACGCGAGTCGTCGCTCAGGGCACCTTCGACATCCTCCATCCCGGCCACCTGCACTACCTGCAGGAGGCGGCCTCGTTCGGCTCGGAGTTGCACGTCATCGTCGCGCGCCGTGAGAACGTCACCCACAAGGATCCCCCGATCGTCCCGGACCGCCAGCGGGCGACGATGGTCGAGGCGCTCGATCCCGTCGAGGAGGCCCACCTCGGCCACACCGAGGACATCTTCGTGCCGATCGAGCGGATCGACCCCGACGTGATCGTGCTCGGCCACGACCAGCACCACGACGAGGCCGCGATCGCCGACGCGCTCGCGACCCGCGGGATCGACTGCACGGTCGAACGGGCGAGCGCGCTCGAATCCGCCTCCGAGGAGCGGCTCCTCTCGACGGGACAGATCATCGATCGGATCCTCGAGCGCCGGTGTTGA
- a CDS encoding helix-turn-helix domain-containing protein: protein MSIVGVLRLRENLILFGETFGVDHGVEAKLGDFHYVSDQDGNRRYVFFPWCSGGDFDGFDAALAADETVTDWYVVAEFDERTLYRVQTRWFPPEQPLVFPLFREHDITMLEARRDADGLHLRARFPSRETLREFRRKADAIADRVDVERLYVERSPEDPHRKLTDRQREALELAHDRGYFETPSRTTLEDLSTEFGVAPQTLSRHIRDGVEKLVEDAITDSLKNASG from the coding sequence ATGAGCATCGTCGGAGTGTTACGACTCCGCGAGAATCTCATCCTCTTCGGGGAGACGTTCGGCGTCGATCACGGCGTCGAGGCGAAGTTAGGTGATTTCCACTATGTAAGCGATCAGGACGGGAACAGGCGATACGTCTTCTTCCCGTGGTGCTCGGGCGGCGACTTCGACGGGTTCGACGCGGCGCTCGCGGCCGATGAGACGGTCACTGACTGGTACGTCGTCGCAGAATTTGACGAGAGAACGCTCTATCGGGTTCAGACCCGCTGGTTTCCGCCCGAACAGCCGCTCGTGTTCCCTCTCTTTCGGGAACACGACATCACGATGCTCGAAGCCAGGCGCGACGCCGACGGACTGCATCTCCGGGCCCGGTTCCCGTCGCGCGAGACACTTCGAGAGTTTCGCCGGAAGGCGGACGCCATCGCCGACCGGGTCGACGTCGAACGGCTGTACGTCGAACGGTCGCCTGAAGACCCACACCGGAAGCTCACGGACCGACAGCGGGAGGCCCTGGAGCTGGCCCACGACCGCGGGTACTTCGAGACGCCCAGCCGGACGACCCTCGAGGACCTCTCGACGGAGTTCGGCGTGGCGCCACAGACGCTCTCGAGACACATTCGCGACGGCGTCGAGAAGCTCGTCGAGGACGCAATCACGGACTCTCTTAAAAATGCTTCTGGATGA
- a CDS encoding glycosyltransferase produces the protein MARVAVVHNTLDFQGGADAVCLATCEALLTDHEVELFTLSETDPSDLADRFDADVSGLAVRTPPANSPIARALARLAPVAGPQLAFRSVLVGRYFGRHADRFDIAVSTANEMRLAIPSVQYIHYPQFHHRALEATDGGRLNPLWSRLAGPDRETTGGATLLVNSAWTGDVVERIYGVRPTVLHPPVDPIDGGLDWDQREQGIVVVGRIAPDKRVLDAMTVVDRLRDRGHTVHLHVVGSAPQSYRPYVDRVVSEADRRAYVTLERDVTRDRLETLLRTHRYGLNLKRDEHFGMSVAEYVAAGMIAFAPDGGGQRDILKERTDRLFDSLSGAVDCLETSLETDDRPTLPRDRFSRRRFKSAIERHVNQALGR, from the coding sequence ATGGCACGGGTCGCAGTAGTCCACAACACGCTCGACTTCCAGGGCGGTGCAGACGCGGTCTGTCTGGCAACCTGTGAGGCGCTGTTGACCGATCACGAGGTCGAACTGTTCACGCTCAGTGAGACCGATCCGTCCGATCTGGCCGATCGGTTCGACGCTGACGTGTCCGGGCTCGCGGTGCGGACGCCGCCGGCGAACTCGCCGATAGCGAGAGCGCTTGCCCGACTCGCACCGGTCGCCGGGCCGCAACTGGCGTTCCGGAGCGTGCTCGTCGGCCGATACTTCGGCCGGCACGCCGACCGCTTCGATATCGCTGTGAGCACCGCAAACGAGATGCGCCTCGCCATCCCGTCCGTCCAGTACATCCATTATCCGCAGTTTCACCACCGAGCGCTCGAAGCGACCGACGGGGGGCGGCTGAACCCGCTATGGAGTCGACTGGCTGGCCCCGATCGAGAGACAACGGGCGGGGCGACGCTTCTGGTCAACTCCGCGTGGACTGGCGACGTCGTCGAGCGGATTTACGGCGTCCGCCCGACTGTCCTGCATCCGCCCGTCGACCCCATCGACGGAGGTCTCGACTGGGACCAGCGCGAACAGGGCATCGTCGTCGTGGGACGGATCGCCCCCGACAAGCGCGTTCTGGACGCGATGACGGTCGTCGATCGGCTCCGCGACCGGGGCCATACCGTTCACCTGCATGTTGTCGGTTCGGCCCCGCAGTCCTACCGGCCGTACGTCGATCGGGTCGTTTCGGAAGCCGACCGACGGGCGTACGTGACCCTCGAGCGGGACGTCACTCGTGACCGCCTCGAAACGCTGCTTCGGACCCACCGGTACGGACTGAACCTCAAGCGGGACGAACACTTCGGTATGTCCGTCGCGGAGTACGTCGCGGCGGGCATGATCGCCTTCGCACCCGACGGCGGCGGGCAGCGAGACATTCTCAAAGAGCGCACCGACCGCCTGTTCGATTCGCTTTCGGGTGCCGTCGACTGTCTCGAGACGAGTCTCGAAACTGACGATCGACCGACACTCCCGCGTGACCGGTTCTCCCGTCGCCGGTTCAAATCGGCGATCGAACGCCACGTGAATCAGGCACTGGGACGGTAG
- a CDS encoding Mov34/MPN/PAD-1 family protein has product MRLFRNSGIIGIAESALTFALEASRDSHPNEYMGLLRGEDARKLGLEESGTVLTDVLIIPGTESNPVSATVKTSMVPNDMRAAGSVHSHPNGVLRPSDADLATFTKGDVHIIVGAPYERDDWQAFDREGQPIDLPVLDVDPPEEEFFDFTQEDIDRELLPSEEDDRGGWLF; this is encoded by the coding sequence ATGCGGCTGTTCCGTAACTCGGGGATCATCGGTATCGCCGAGTCAGCACTCACGTTCGCGCTCGAAGCCTCCCGGGACAGCCATCCCAACGAGTACATGGGACTGCTCCGGGGCGAGGACGCCCGCAAACTCGGCCTCGAAGAGTCGGGGACGGTCCTGACGGACGTGCTGATCATCCCCGGGACGGAATCGAACCCCGTCAGCGCGACAGTCAAGACGAGCATGGTTCCCAACGACATGCGCGCGGCGGGGTCGGTCCACTCTCACCCCAACGGCGTTCTCCGGCCCAGCGACGCCGACCTCGCCACCTTCACCAAGGGCGACGTTCACATCATCGTCGGCGCACCCTACGAACGCGACGACTGGCAGGCCTTCGATCGGGAGGGGCAACCGATCGACCTGCCGGTGCTTGACGTCGACCCGCCCGAGGAGGAGTTCTTCGATTTCACACAGGAGGACATCGACCGCGAGCTGCTGCCGAGCGAAGAGGACGACCGCGGCGGGTGGTTGTTTTGA
- a CDS encoding DUF7475 family protein: MATAETGGVTLQTESLGALHWVGIIAALVSSAIHLLLGVRMFPSGMGISFILAGLGFLGAIVLVMIAYRRRTVYAVGIPFVLVQIVLWYVVNFANGSKAFPGDIGTFGAIDKAAQFVLLAVLIALLRS; the protein is encoded by the coding sequence ATGGCAACAGCTGAAACAGGCGGGGTTACACTCCAGACGGAGTCGCTCGGCGCGCTCCACTGGGTGGGGATCATCGCGGCGCTGGTGAGTTCCGCGATCCACCTTCTGCTCGGCGTCAGGATGTTCCCGTCCGGGATGGGAATCAGTTTCATCCTCGCTGGGCTGGGCTTTCTGGGTGCGATCGTGCTCGTCATGATCGCGTACCGCCGCCGGACGGTGTACGCTGTCGGAATCCCGTTCGTGCTCGTCCAGATCGTCTTGTGGTACGTCGTCAATTTCGCGAACGGGTCGAAAGCCTTCCCCGGTGACATCGGGACGTTCGGCGCGATCGACAAGGCCGCTCAGTTCGTCTTGCTCGCCGTCCTGATCGCGCTCCTGCGATCGTGA
- a CDS encoding phosphatase PAP2 family protein gives MEQLLEEFVRAIYRVDAQVVALVVDLRSPLLTKVMNSVTGLGSASAGLVFIGLFHLAGWRREFRVSLVALALSGVIVATLMFAVQRPYPPQPVCQTGGAETVAHSFPSGHAAAVAVYATVARRSDVLPFVITAVFAVAIAISRFYLGTHYFSDTVVGVLIGVGTVLVAERLLDSDRFATTYTPGEKT, from the coding sequence ATGGAACAGCTGTTGGAGGAGTTCGTCCGGGCTATCTATCGGGTCGACGCGCAGGTGGTCGCACTCGTCGTCGACCTGCGGAGTCCACTACTCACCAAAGTGATGAACTCGGTGACCGGTCTCGGGTCGGCCTCGGCCGGGCTGGTATTTATCGGTCTCTTTCATCTGGCCGGGTGGCGACGGGAGTTTCGAGTCTCGCTCGTCGCACTGGCGCTGAGCGGGGTGATCGTCGCCACGCTGATGTTCGCCGTGCAGCGACCGTACCCGCCCCAGCCAGTGTGTCAGACCGGCGGTGCCGAGACAGTCGCACACTCGTTTCCGTCCGGCCACGCGGCCGCAGTCGCCGTCTACGCGACAGTCGCGCGTCGGTCGGATGTCCTTCCGTTCGTGATTACAGCTGTCTTTGCCGTGGCGATCGCGATTTCGCGGTTCTATCTCGGCACCCATTATTTCTCGGACACGGTGGTCGGCGTCCTGATCGGAGTGGGGACCGTACTGGTGGCCGAGCGGCTCCTTGACTCCGACCGTTTTGCGACCACGTACACGCCGGGCGAGAAAACGTGA